The Polymorphobacter megasporae genome window below encodes:
- the rsfS gene encoding ribosome silencing factor → MALHALVMSTLEDDQAVEVVSIPLAGKTSIADHMVIASGRSTRQVASMAAKIAERAKAELGRSVRIEGLPAADWVLIDAQDVIVHLFRPEVRTFYNLEKMWAFDGPSGSTSERRAPPKASAFKDLDPVPDATPFEAASLGTEEAFDDGEDD, encoded by the coding sequence ATGGCGCTCCACGCGCTGGTGATGTCGACGCTCGAGGACGACCAGGCGGTCGAGGTCGTGTCGATCCCGCTCGCCGGCAAGACATCGATTGCCGATCATATGGTCATCGCGAGCGGCCGGTCGACCCGGCAGGTCGCGTCGATGGCAGCGAAGATCGCCGAGCGTGCCAAGGCTGAACTCGGTCGCAGCGTTCGGATCGAAGGCCTGCCCGCCGCCGACTGGGTGCTGATCGACGCGCAGGACGTCATCGTCCATCTGTTCCGCCCCGAGGTCCGCACCTTCTACAATCTCGAGAAGATGTGGGCGTTCGATGGCCCGAGCGGATCGACCAGCGAGCGCCGCGCCCCGCCGAAAGCCTCCGCATTCAAGGATCTCGACCCGGTTCCCGATGCGACTCCGTTCGAGGCCGCCTCACTTGGCACCGAAGAGGCCTTCGACGACGGCGAAGACGACTAA
- a CDS encoding 23S rRNA (pseudouridine(1915)-N(3))-methyltransferase RlmH, producing MRLHVVAHGRIGRGPEADLVDRYLKRITWPLTLTELSDAGSGKVPDLPTPAVTVLLDERGTALTSRAFADRLAGWRDDGMREARFIIGPADGHGEAARATAGLLLSFGPATWPHLLVRAMLAEQLYRATSLLAGHPYHRDG from the coding sequence TTGCGCCTTCACGTCGTTGCGCATGGCCGGATCGGACGCGGACCGGAGGCCGACCTCGTCGATCGTTATCTCAAGCGCATCACGTGGCCGCTGACGCTGACCGAGTTGAGCGACGCGGGCAGCGGCAAGGTCCCCGACCTGCCGACCCCCGCGGTGACGGTCCTGCTCGACGAACGCGGCACCGCGCTGACGTCGCGCGCCTTTGCCGACCGGCTGGCGGGGTGGCGCGACGACGGGATGCGCGAGGCGCGCTTTATCATCGGTCCGGCCGATGGGCATGGCGAAGCTGCGCGGGCGACTGCCGGCTTGTTGCTCAGTTTCGGCCCCGCGACATGGCCGCACCTGCTCGTTCGCGCAATGCTCGCCGAGCAGCTTTATCGTGCGACATCGCTGCTGGCGGGACATCCGTATCATCGTGATGGCTAG
- a CDS encoding DUF2252 family protein, with product MIDDHKDDRGATLERKRTLKMAESTHAYVRGNTVKFYEWLAESSAAAALPAEPPVWICGDCHLGNLGPLADADGKVDVQIRDLDQTVIGNPTHDLIRLGLSLATAARGADLPGVTTARMIEEIVDGYDSALADPSHHDPAPEPDAVRAVRRRALGRRWRHLAEERLSDIKPTIPLGKKFWALTDAERSGLDALFAEDGVKQMVTTLSGRNDHNDVALVDAAYWMKGCSSLGKLRFAALIAIERHGKPPQMALVDIKEAVAAAAPAAASSTIPADHAIRVVTGARALSPNLGERMLAAKLLGSPVVLRELMPQDLKLEIDQFSRVEATRAARYLGQVVGKAHARQMDRATRREWRSLLGDYRGSGIEAPSWLWRAVVDLVASHEAGYLEHCRRYAMAA from the coding sequence TTGATCGACGACCACAAAGACGACCGCGGCGCGACACTCGAGCGGAAGCGGACGCTCAAGATGGCGGAGTCTACCCACGCCTACGTCCGGGGCAACACCGTAAAATTCTACGAGTGGCTCGCCGAATCGTCCGCCGCCGCCGCGCTGCCCGCCGAACCGCCGGTATGGATCTGTGGCGACTGCCACCTCGGCAATCTCGGGCCGCTCGCAGATGCCGACGGCAAGGTCGACGTGCAAATCCGCGACCTCGACCAGACCGTCATCGGCAATCCGACCCACGACCTGATCCGGCTCGGGCTGTCGCTCGCCACCGCCGCGCGGGGTGCAGACCTGCCCGGGGTCACGACCGCGCGGATGATCGAGGAAATCGTCGACGGCTACGATTCCGCCCTCGCCGATCCCAGCCATCACGACCCGGCCCCCGAGCCCGACGCCGTCCGCGCGGTCAGGCGGCGTGCTCTCGGCCGGCGCTGGCGGCACCTTGCCGAGGAGCGGCTGAGCGACATCAAGCCGACGATCCCGCTCGGCAAGAAGTTCTGGGCGCTGACCGATGCCGAGCGTTCCGGCCTCGACGCGCTGTTTGCCGAGGACGGGGTCAAGCAGATGGTGACCACGCTTAGCGGACGGAACGATCACAATGACGTTGCGCTGGTCGACGCCGCGTACTGGATGAAGGGGTGCAGCTCGCTCGGGAAGCTGCGCTTTGCAGCACTGATCGCCATCGAACGCCACGGCAAACCGCCACAAATGGCGTTGGTCGACATCAAGGAGGCGGTCGCGGCAGCGGCCCCGGCAGCCGCCAGTTCGACTATTCCGGCCGACCACGCAATCCGCGTCGTCACCGGAGCGCGCGCGCTGTCCCCAAACCTCGGCGAACGAATGCTTGCGGCGAAGCTGCTCGGCAGTCCGGTCGTGTTGCGCGAGTTGATGCCGCAAGACCTCAAGCTCGAGATCGACCAGTTCTCGCGCGTCGAGGCGACGAGAGCGGCGCGTTACCTCGGCCAGGTCGTCGGCAAGGCGCATGCACGCCAGATGGATCGCGCAACGCGGCGGGAATGGCGGTCGTTGCTCGGCGACTACCGTGGCAGCGGCATCGAGGCACCATCGTGGCTCTGGCGCGCGGTGGTCGACCTCGTCGCCAGCCACGAGGCCGGCTACCTCGAACACTGCCGCCGCTATGCGATGGCAGCTTAG
- a CDS encoding demethoxyubiquinone hydroxylase family protein: MIRVDHAGEYGAARIYAGQLAVMGNRSPIAPEIGRMKAQEARHLAVFDRMIVARRVRPTLLHPIWHIAGYALGAATALLGPDAAMACTVAVETEIDRHYQSQRDALSDGKGGDIDPELAAHIADFQAEEVEHKETASAMGGTGFPVMSAVIRAGCRVAIALTKRV; this comes from the coding sequence ATGATCCGGGTCGACCACGCTGGCGAGTACGGCGCGGCGCGGATTTATGCGGGGCAGCTCGCGGTGATGGGCAACCGGTCGCCCATCGCGCCCGAGATCGGGCGGATGAAGGCGCAGGAGGCGCGGCATCTCGCGGTGTTCGACCGGATGATCGTCGCGCGGCGGGTCCGCCCCACCCTGCTCCACCCGATCTGGCACATCGCCGGCTATGCGTTGGGTGCGGCGACCGCGCTGCTCGGCCCCGACGCCGCGATGGCGTGCACCGTTGCGGTCGAGACCGAGATCGACCGGCACTACCAGTCGCAGCGCGACGCGCTTTCCGACGGCAAGGGCGGCGACATCGACCCCGAGCTCGCCGCACACATCGCCGACTTCCAGGCCGAGGAGGTCGAGCATAAGGAGACCGCGAGCGCGATGGGCGGGACCGGCTTCCCGGTGATGTCGGCGGTAATCCGCGCCGGCTGCCGGGTCGCGATCGCGCTGACGAAGCGGGTCTGA
- a CDS encoding NUDIX hydrolase, with protein MADLLWQGKYLEVRRDGTWEYAARVGGMGAAVILAVTDAREIVLVEQLRRALGKPTIELPAGLIGDDGDFDAAAAAARELDEETGFTATGWERIGDFATSPGMSSEMFTLFRASGLKQTGSGGGVAGEDITVHVVPLDGIGDWLAVQRGRGCVIDCRLIAALGLV; from the coding sequence ATGGCCGACCTTCTTTGGCAGGGCAAATACCTCGAAGTCCGGCGCGACGGGACGTGGGAGTATGCCGCTCGGGTCGGCGGGATGGGCGCGGCGGTTATCCTTGCGGTGACCGACGCGCGCGAGATCGTGCTGGTCGAGCAGCTGCGCCGGGCATTGGGGAAACCGACGATCGAACTGCCCGCCGGGCTGATCGGTGACGACGGCGACTTCGACGCGGCCGCCGCCGCGGCGCGCGAGCTCGACGAGGAGACCGGGTTCACCGCAACCGGCTGGGAGCGCATCGGCGACTTCGCGACGTCGCCGGGGATGTCGTCGGAGATGTTCACGTTGTTCCGCGCAAGCGGGCTGAAGCAGACCGGCTCGGGCGGCGGTGTCGCCGGGGAGGACATTACCGTCCATGTCGTGCCGCTCGACGGGATCGGCGACTGGCTCGCAGTACAGCGGGGGCGTGGCTGCGTGATCGATTGCCGCCTGATCGCGGCGTTGGGGCTGGTCTGA
- a CDS encoding disulfide bond formation protein B → MRSNQAANALVLVGSTALLGGALAFQYIGHLAPCEMCLWQRWPHVAALALGLVAWAMRSNRAVVALAALAVLATAAIGYFHAGVEYHWWAGPQACTAAGLASGPDFITAALATPMIRCDAAAWTLFGISMAGYNALFSTLIGGVALWLVRPSSR, encoded by the coding sequence ATGCGCTCTAATCAGGCCGCCAATGCGCTCGTCCTTGTCGGCAGCACTGCGCTGCTCGGCGGGGCACTCGCGTTCCAGTACATCGGCCACCTTGCCCCGTGCGAGATGTGCCTGTGGCAGCGCTGGCCGCATGTCGCGGCGCTTGCCCTCGGGCTGGTCGCCTGGGCAATGCGGAGCAACCGCGCGGTCGTCGCGCTCGCCGCGTTGGCGGTGCTGGCGACGGCGGCGATCGGATATTTTCACGCCGGGGTCGAGTATCACTGGTGGGCCGGGCCGCAGGCGTGCACCGCCGCGGGTCTGGCTTCGGGCCCCGACTTCATCACTGCCGCGCTGGCGACGCCGATGATCCGTTGCGATGCGGCGGCGTGGACGCTGTTCGGTATCTCGATGGCGGGGTATAACGCCTTGTTTTCGACCCTGATTGGAGGCGTTGCGTTGTGGCTGGTGAGACCGTCGAGCAGATGA
- a CDS encoding nicotinate-nucleotide adenylyltransferase, translating to MKTVGLLGGSFNPAHAGHRHISVEALRLLDLDEVWWLVSPQNPLKTSSDMAPLAARVASANLVARHRRIVVSDLEVGLGTRYAVDTVAALLRRYPKVRFVWLMGADNLVDFDQWSRWRALARLVPIAVFARPGYMGPALTAPAMAWFRRWRHASASARRWREWRLPAIVVLDIRMSPLSATAIRSADPTWADRGRASR from the coding sequence CTGAAGACCGTCGGGCTCCTCGGCGGGTCGTTCAATCCAGCGCATGCCGGGCATCGCCACATCAGCGTCGAGGCGCTGCGGCTGCTCGACCTCGACGAAGTGTGGTGGCTGGTCAGTCCGCAGAACCCGCTCAAGACGAGCTCCGACATGGCCCCGCTCGCGGCGCGGGTCGCCTCGGCGAACCTTGTCGCGCGGCACCGGCGCATCGTCGTCAGCGATCTCGAAGTCGGGCTCGGCACCCGCTATGCGGTCGATACCGTCGCCGCATTGCTCCGCCGCTACCCCAAGGTCCGCTTTGTCTGGCTGATGGGCGCGGACAACCTCGTCGACTTCGACCAGTGGTCGCGGTGGCGCGCGCTGGCGCGTCTCGTACCGATTGCGGTTTTTGCGCGTCCGGGCTATATGGGCCCAGCTTTGACGGCGCCGGCGATGGCGTGGTTCAGGCGTTGGCGGCATGCTTCGGCATCCGCACGACGCTGGCGCGAATGGAGGCTTCCGGCGATCGTCGTTCTCGACATCAGGATGAGCCCGCTGTCGGCGACAGCGATCCGGAGTGCTGACCCGACCTGGGCCGATCGCGGCCGGGCTTCCCGATGA
- a CDS encoding glycoside hydrolase family 2 protein, translating to MATALSAPALLRERVSLDGVWDFRLDREETWRAIQVPGVWQAQFDDLRETQGVTWYRRNFTVPRKWQSGDASHEVVLGFGAVNYLAEVYVNGRRVTVHEGGYLSFEVTLDRDALWSDNSLEVKVTLPSNDRAEFPDHPFQEIPHGKQSWYGPMGGIWQPVWLERRAVANLGAIILGADLDSGAVGVSVAVSPGAAGAVLVATIAGPDGAVVGRTRVDCGDRALVPFGITVADPQAWSPDTPHLYDLSVELVTGTTVRDSGTRRFGFRTIATKDGQFLLNGKPFYMRCALDQDYYPEGLYTVPNLAYLEDQFRKAKALGLNTVRCHIKVPDPLYYEVCDRLGLLVWTEFPNFERFSEKASERARITAEGIIARDGHHPSIIAWTIINEDWGTRLTEDPDHRRWLIDQYDWLKQHDPSRLAVDNSACFPNFHVKTDIEDYHYYRGVPDRRGEWDHLTDRFAAREDWTFSPYGDAERRGDEPLVCSEFGVWGLPNPRDLRRGGTVDPWWFETGAQWGEGVAYPKGLEQRYRGFFLDRAFGSFDAFITATQWYQFTGLKYQIEKLRSSASIQGYVITELTDIYWEANGLMDMERNLRAFHLPFADVNADIVLVPGFRRWGYWAGEAIDFTPAVATGGCTVEPGAVLDWSLEPLGLSGRVPVAAAGTGCVTAIAGFDVVLPAVEASVAVTLQMILRDADGGVLARNYEALSIYPRLPTPETPPIWTDDEGMRHRLVALGYTLADTPDAALSLGRAMDTRLVEAVRRGHRALVVVEDGPSRWLRSDEPPSLMPVPYHMDQAFPGLFAQNRDNTMYRGDWITAFSWLQRSGHFAAIPAHATNGPMFDLSFERIVPHHVLVGMKPWEHEAHVPAGLVVGWGHRASAVIAERWFGRGKAVLTSFRVYADAPGADPVATTLFHALIAQALSG from the coding sequence ATGGCCACTGCACTTTCCGCCCCCGCCCTGTTGCGTGAGCGCGTCTCGCTCGACGGCGTCTGGGATTTCCGCCTCGACCGCGAGGAGACATGGCGCGCGATTCAGGTCCCTGGCGTCTGGCAGGCGCAGTTCGACGATCTGCGCGAGACGCAGGGCGTTACATGGTACCGGCGCAACTTCACCGTCCCGCGCAAATGGCAGAGTGGCGACGCCAGCCATGAAGTCGTCCTCGGCTTCGGCGCGGTCAACTATCTCGCCGAAGTCTATGTCAACGGACGCCGGGTGACGGTCCACGAAGGCGGTTATCTGTCGTTCGAAGTGACGCTCGACCGCGACGCCTTGTGGTCCGACAACAGCCTCGAAGTGAAGGTGACGCTGCCGTCGAACGACCGCGCCGAGTTTCCCGACCACCCGTTTCAGGAAATCCCGCACGGTAAGCAGAGCTGGTACGGCCCAATGGGCGGAATCTGGCAGCCGGTCTGGCTCGAACGCCGCGCGGTGGCGAATCTTGGCGCAATCATCCTCGGTGCCGATCTCGACTCCGGCGCGGTCGGGGTATCCGTCGCGGTCTCGCCTGGCGCGGCCGGTGCGGTGCTCGTCGCGACGATTGCCGGACCCGACGGCGCAGTGGTGGGGCGCACGCGGGTCGATTGCGGCGATCGGGCACTCGTCCCGTTCGGCATCACCGTCGCCGATCCGCAGGCATGGTCCCCCGACACGCCGCATCTTTACGACCTGTCGGTCGAACTCGTTACCGGCACGACGGTGCGCGACAGCGGCACGCGGCGCTTCGGCTTTCGCACGATCGCGACGAAGGACGGGCAATTCCTGCTCAACGGCAAGCCGTTCTACATGCGCTGCGCTCTCGACCAGGATTACTATCCGGAGGGGCTCTACACCGTCCCCAACCTCGCCTACCTCGAAGACCAGTTCCGCAAGGCGAAGGCGCTCGGCCTCAACACTGTCCGCTGCCACATCAAGGTCCCCGACCCATTATACTACGAAGTCTGCGACCGGCTCGGGCTGCTGGTGTGGACCGAGTTTCCCAACTTCGAACGCTTCAGCGAAAAGGCGAGTGAGCGCGCGAGGATCACCGCCGAGGGCATCATCGCGCGCGACGGCCACCACCCGTCGATTATCGCGTGGACGATCATCAACGAAGATTGGGGGACCCGGCTCACCGAGGACCCCGATCACCGCCGCTGGCTGATCGACCAATATGACTGGCTGAAGCAGCACGACCCGAGCCGCCTCGCGGTCGACAATTCGGCGTGCTTCCCCAACTTCCACGTCAAGACCGACATCGAGGACTATCACTATTACCGCGGCGTCCCCGACCGGCGCGGCGAATGGGACCATCTGACCGACCGCTTCGCCGCGCGCGAGGACTGGACCTTCAGCCCGTATGGTGATGCCGAGCGGCGCGGCGACGAGCCGTTGGTCTGCTCCGAATTCGGCGTCTGGGGGCTGCCCAACCCGCGCGACCTGCGTCGCGGCGGTACCGTCGACCCGTGGTGGTTCGAGACCGGCGCGCAATGGGGCGAGGGCGTCGCCTACCCCAAGGGGCTCGAGCAACGCTACCGCGGCTTCTTCCTCGACCGCGCCTTCGGCAGCTTCGACGCGTTCATTACCGCGACCCAATGGTATCAGTTCACCGGGCTCAAATACCAGATCGAGAAGCTCCGCAGCAGCGCGTCGATCCAGGGCTATGTCATCACCGAGCTGACCGATATCTATTGGGAAGCCAATGGGTTGATGGACATGGAGCGCAACCTTCGCGCCTTCCATCTCCCCTTCGCCGACGTCAACGCCGACATCGTCCTCGTCCCCGGCTTCCGCCGCTGGGGGTATTGGGCGGGCGAGGCAATCGATTTCACGCCCGCCGTCGCTACCGGCGGCTGCACGGTCGAGCCCGGCGCGGTCCTCGACTGGAGCCTCGAACCGCTCGGGCTATCGGGACGCGTGCCGGTCGCAGCGGCGGGGACCGGCTGCGTCACGGCGATTGCAGGGTTCGACGTCGTCCTCCCGGCGGTCGAAGCTTCGGTCGCAGTGACGCTGCAGATGATCCTGCGCGATGCCGACGGCGGGGTCCTCGCGCGCAATTACGAAGCGCTGAGCATTTATCCGCGCCTGCCCACGCCCGAGACTCCGCCGATCTGGACTGACGACGAGGGGATGCGCCACCGGCTCGTCGCGCTTGGCTACACGCTTGCCGATACCCCCGACGCGGCGCTGTCGCTTGGTCGCGCGATGGACACGCGGCTCGTCGAGGCGGTGCGGCGCGGTCATCGCGCGCTGGTCGTGGTCGAGGACGGCCCGAGCCGCTGGCTGCGGTCCGACGAGCCGCCGTCGTTGATGCCGGTGCCGTATCACATGGACCAGGCGTTCCCCGGGCTGTTCGCGCAGAACCGCGACAACACGATGTATCGCGGCGACTGGATCACCGCGTTCAGCTGGCTCCAGCGGTCGGGGCATTTCGCGGCGATCCCGGCGCACGCGACCAACGGCCCGATGTTCGACCTGTCGTTCGAGCGCATCGTGCCGCATCACGTCCTCGTCGGCATGAAGCCGTGGGAGCACGAGGCGCACGTTCCAGCCGGGCTCGTCGTCGGCTGGGGCCACCGCGCCAGCGCAGTCATTGCCGAACGCTGGTTCGGGCGCGGCAAAGCGGTGCTGACGTCGTTCCGTGTCTACGCCGATGCCCCGGGAGCCGATCCGGTGGCGACGACGCTATTCCATGCGCTGATCGCCCAAGCGCTAAGCGGTTAG
- the acs gene encoding acetate--CoA ligase, producing MTDELYPVTAAAAAHTGIDTATAAAMRAAAHDDPDTYWRGQVDRLDWVKPPTKMGNWSFDPVDIRWFEDGVLNASANCLDRHDPAVVAIVWEADDPATAPRRITYGELLADTCRMANVLIGLGVDKGDRVTIYLPMIPEAVVAMLACARIGAVHSVVFAGFSPEAIAGRITDAASRVVITADGGWRGGKPLPLKAAVDKAADIAGTVEAILVVRHSSAPVTMHPERDHWWHDLKNAVPATCTPEPMGAEDPLFLLYTSGSTGKPKGVLHTTGGYLLWANLTFDIVFDYRPGEVFWCTADVGWVTGHSYTVYGPLSAGATVLMFEGVPTFPDSGRFWAIIARHKVNVFYTAPTALRSLMRDGDAPVEAHDLSSLRLLGSVGEPINPEAWGWYHRVVGKGQLPIVDTWWQTETGGILISPLPGATPLKPGSATLPLPGVEPALVDAEGKFIDGPASGNLVITRSWPGQARTLYGDHTRFAETYFSTYKGLYFTGDGARRDDDGYYWITGRVDDVINVSGHRLGTAEVESALVAHPHVAEAAVVGFPHDIKGQGLYAYVTLIAGIECSDELLAELRTSVRTIIGPIATPDHLHITPALPKTRSGKIMRRILRKIAENDFGALGDTSTLADPGVVDTLIEGRQNR from the coding sequence ATGACCGACGAGCTTTATCCCGTGACCGCCGCTGCGGCCGCACATACCGGGATCGACACCGCGACCGCCGCCGCGATGCGCGCCGCCGCGCACGACGACCCCGACACCTATTGGCGCGGGCAGGTCGACCGCCTCGACTGGGTCAAGCCGCCGACGAAGATGGGCAATTGGAGCTTCGACCCCGTCGACATCCGCTGGTTCGAGGACGGCGTGCTCAACGCCAGCGCCAACTGCCTCGACCGCCACGACCCCGCTGTCGTCGCGATCGTGTGGGAGGCCGACGACCCCGCGACCGCGCCGCGCCGCATCACGTATGGCGAACTCCTCGCCGACACCTGCCGGATGGCGAACGTCCTGATCGGCCTCGGCGTCGACAAGGGCGACCGCGTCACGATCTATTTGCCGATGATTCCCGAGGCGGTCGTCGCAATGCTTGCGTGCGCGCGGATCGGCGCGGTCCATTCGGTCGTCTTCGCCGGCTTCTCGCCCGAGGCGATCGCCGGGCGGATCACCGATGCCGCGAGCCGCGTCGTCATCACCGCCGACGGCGGCTGGCGCGGCGGCAAGCCGCTCCCGCTCAAGGCCGCGGTCGACAAGGCCGCCGACATCGCCGGGACCGTCGAGGCGATCCTCGTCGTCCGCCATTCGAGCGCGCCGGTGACGATGCATCCCGAGCGCGACCATTGGTGGCACGACCTCAAGAACGCGGTCCCCGCGACATGCACCCCCGAACCGATGGGGGCCGAGGACCCGCTGTTCCTGCTCTACACCTCGGGGTCGACCGGCAAGCCGAAGGGCGTCCTCCACACCACCGGCGGCTATCTGCTGTGGGCGAACCTGACATTCGACATCGTCTTCGACTATCGCCCCGGAGAGGTCTTCTGGTGCACCGCCGACGTCGGCTGGGTCACCGGGCACAGCTATACCGTCTATGGCCCGCTATCGGCTGGGGCGACGGTGCTGATGTTCGAAGGCGTCCCGACCTTCCCCGACAGCGGGCGGTTCTGGGCGATCATCGCGCGGCACAAGGTCAATGTCTTCTACACCGCGCCGACGGCATTGCGCTCGCTGATGCGCGACGGCGATGCGCCCGTCGAGGCGCACGACCTGTCGTCGCTGCGGTTGCTCGGCTCGGTCGGCGAGCCGATCAATCCCGAGGCGTGGGGCTGGTATCACCGCGTCGTCGGCAAGGGCCAGCTGCCGATCGTCGACACGTGGTGGCAGACCGAGACCGGCGGCATCCTGATCTCGCCGCTTCCCGGCGCGACGCCGCTTAAGCCCGGATCGGCGACGCTGCCGCTCCCCGGGGTCGAACCCGCCTTGGTCGACGCCGAGGGCAAGTTCATCGACGGACCTGCCAGCGGCAACCTCGTCATCACCCGGAGTTGGCCCGGGCAGGCGCGCACGCTCTACGGCGACCATACCCGCTTCGCCGAGACGTACTTCAGCACCTACAAAGGGTTGTACTTCACCGGCGACGGCGCGCGCCGCGACGACGACGGCTATTATTGGATCACCGGGCGGGTCGACGACGTCATCAACGTCAGCGGCCACCGCCTCGGCACCGCCGAGGTCGAAAGCGCGCTCGTCGCCCACCCGCACGTCGCCGAGGCGGCGGTCGTCGGCTTCCCGCACGACATCAAGGGGCAGGGGCTGTACGCGTACGTCACGCTGATCGCCGGGATCGAATGTTCCGACGAATTGCTCGCCGAACTTCGCACCAGCGTCCGCACGATCATCGGCCCGATCGCCACCCCCGACCACCTGCACATCACCCCGGCACTACCGAAGACGCGGTCGGGCAAGATCATGCGCCGCATCCTGCGCAAGATCGCGGAGAACGACTTCGGCGCGCTCGGCGATACGTCGACGCTCGCCGACCCGGGGGTGGTCGACACGCTGATCGAGGGGCGGCAGAACCGCTAG
- a CDS encoding YqaA family protein: MLRSLYDRLIVLAGRPDAERWLALVAFIDGALFTIPPELLQLPMSIAQPKRSLRYAVIGAVASAAGAVIAYYIGASLFNAVADPLLIFLHKKAEFDQFKVQVAGNAALWPVAFLLAPMPAAVAAGSVHLGLAGALLASIVGRGGRFLVVALLLRQFGTAAQHFIEHHFHWVAIVCLLLLTAFVVIRYAL, translated from the coding sequence TTGCTCCGCTCACTTTACGACCGGCTTATCGTCCTCGCTGGCCGCCCAGATGCCGAGCGCTGGCTGGCGCTGGTCGCGTTCATCGACGGGGCGCTGTTCACCATTCCGCCCGAATTGCTCCAGCTGCCGATGTCGATCGCACAGCCGAAGCGGTCGCTGCGTTATGCGGTGATCGGCGCGGTGGCGTCGGCGGCAGGTGCCGTGATCGCGTATTACATCGGCGCGTCGCTGTTCAACGCGGTGGCCGATCCGCTGCTGATCTTCCTCCACAAGAAGGCCGAGTTCGACCAGTTCAAGGTCCAGGTCGCGGGCAATGCAGCGCTGTGGCCGGTCGCGTTCCTGCTCGCGCCGATGCCAGCAGCAGTGGCGGCAGGGAGCGTCCACCTCGGATTGGCAGGGGCCCTGCTTGCCTCGATCGTCGGACGCGGCGGGCGCTTCCTTGTCGTTGCGCTGCTCCTGCGCCAGTTCGGCACGGCCGCGCAGCACTTCATCGAGCATCACTTCCATTGGGTCGCGATCGTCTGCCTGCTGTTGCTGACCGCTTTCGTGGTGATCCGCTATGCGCTCTAA
- a CDS encoding S41 family peptidase, whose protein sequence is MLSTRVRLALTASLLVLLPAPMLQAAPETDTNKRLDALMDVFERVRADYVDKVDDKKLIEGAINGMLASLDPHSSYLDARDFANMKQVTDGEYGGLGLTVSTEEGAVKVVAPTDDTPAARAGIKSGDYITRIDGELLYGVTLTEAVDKMRGAAGTTIKITVIREGAPKPLEFTLKREIIQIKPVKWEVKGDAGIIRIASFSKQTGPATKAAIAGIEKQLGDKLGGFIIDLRSNPGGLLDQSIEVSDAFLDHGEIVSQRGRTKNDIQRYYAHSGDLTGGKPVVVLIDEGSASAAEIVAGALQDQRRAIILGQRSFGKGSVQTLIPLDETSALRLTTARYYTPSGRSVQEAGIEPDIVVPQLSDPLAADASRPKLREADLKRHLINEVKAGDKLIETDVKADPRFADTPETLKKKGITDYQMDYAVKLIGRLAPGAAVQTAAKG, encoded by the coding sequence ATGCTGTCGACCCGCGTCCGACTTGCGCTGACCGCGAGCCTTCTCGTCCTGCTCCCCGCGCCGATGCTCCAGGCGGCGCCCGAGACCGATACCAATAAGCGCCTCGACGCGCTGATGGATGTGTTCGAACGTGTCCGCGCCGATTACGTCGACAAGGTCGATGACAAGAAGCTGATCGAGGGTGCGATCAACGGCATGCTCGCCAGCCTCGATCCGCATTCGAGCTACCTCGACGCACGCGACTTCGCCAACATGAAGCAGGTCACCGACGGCGAATATGGCGGGCTCGGCCTGACCGTCTCGACCGAGGAGGGCGCGGTCAAGGTCGTCGCCCCGACCGACGACACGCCCGCCGCTCGCGCCGGGATCAAGTCGGGCGACTACATCACTCGGATCGACGGCGAGCTGCTGTACGGCGTGACGCTGACCGAGGCGGTCGACAAGATGCGCGGCGCGGCGGGCACGACGATCAAGATCACCGTGATCCGCGAAGGCGCGCCGAAGCCGCTCGAATTCACCCTCAAGCGCGAGATCATCCAGATCAAGCCGGTCAAGTGGGAGGTCAAGGGTGACGCCGGGATCATCCGCATCGCCTCGTTCAGCAAGCAGACCGGACCCGCGACCAAGGCGGCGATCGCCGGGATCGAGAAGCAGCTTGGCGACAAGCTCGGCGGCTTCATCATCGACCTGCGCTCGAACCCCGGCGGGCTGCTCGACCAGTCGATCGAGGTCAGCGACGCCTTTCTCGACCACGGCGAGATCGTGTCGCAGCGCGGGCGGACAAAGAACGATATCCAGCGTTACTACGCGCATAGCGGCGACCTGACCGGCGGCAAACCGGTCGTCGTGCTGATCGACGAAGGCTCGGCGTCGGCCGCCGAGATCGTCGCCGGGGCGCTGCAGGACCAGCGCCGCGCGATCATCCTCGGCCAGCGCAGCTTCGGCAAGGGATCGGTCCAGACGCTGATCCCGCTCGACGAAACCAGCGCGCTGCGGCTGACGACGGCGCGTTACTATACCCCGTCGGGACGTTCGGTGCAGGAAGCCGGCATCGAGCCCGACATCGTCGTGCCGCAGCTCAGCGATCCGCTCGCCGCCGACGCGTCGCGCCCGAAGTTGCGCGAGGCCGACCTCAAGCGCCACCTGATCAACGAGGTCAAGGCGGGCGACAAGCTGATCGAGACCGACGTCAAGGCTGATCCGCGCTTCGCCGACACCCCCGAGACGCTCAAGAAAAAGGGCATCACCGACTATCAGATGGACTATGCGGTCAAGCTGATCGGTCGGCTCGCGCCGGGCGCGGCGGTGCAGACCGCCGCGAAGGGCTAA